In Candidatus Contubernalis alkalaceticus, the genomic window GAAAGGAGGTGATCCAGCCGCACCTTCCGATACGGCTACCTTGTTACGACTTCACCCCAATCACCTACCCCACCTTCGACGGCTGCTTCCGTAAACGGTTAGCTCCACCGGCTTCGGGTGTTGCAGACTTTCGTGGTGTGACGGGCGGTGTGTACAAGGCCCGGGAACGTATTCACCGCGGCATGCTGATCCACGATTACTAGCGATTCCGACTTCATGCAGGCGAATTGCAGCCTGCAATCCGAACTGAGACCTGCTTTATAGGATTAGCTCCAGGTCACCCCTTCGCAACCCGTTGTACAGGCCATTGTAGCACGTGTGTAGCCCAGGACATAAAGGGCATAATGATTTGACGTCATCCCCACCTTCCTCCGGTTTGTCACCGGCAGTCTCCCTAGAGTGCCCATCTTTACATGCTGGCAACTAAGGACAAGGGTTGCGCTCGTTGCGGGACTTAACCCAACATCTCACGACACGAGCTGACGACAACCATGCACCACCTGTATACCCGTCCCCGAAGGGAAACAATTAGTTTCCTAGCTGCGTCAGGTATATGTCAAGTCCTGGTAAGGTTCTTCGCGTTGCTTCGAATTAAACCACATGCTCCACCGCTTGTGCGGGCCCCCGTCAATTCCTTTGAGTTTCAACCTTGCGGCCGTACTCCCCAGGCGGGGTACTTAATGTGTTAACTGCGGCACAGAAGGTATCTAAACCCCCTACACCTAGTACCCATCGTTTACGGCGTGGACTACCAGGGTATCTAATCCTGTTTGCTCCCCACGCTTTCGCGCCTCAGCGTCAGTTACAGGCCAGAGAGTCGCCTTCGCCACTGGTGTTCCTCCCGATATCTACGCATGTCACCGCTACACCGGGAATTCCACTCTCCTCTCCTGCACTCAAGTTAAGAAGTTTCAACTGCAGGTCCAGGGTTAAGCCCTGGGTTTTCACAGCTGACTTTCTTAACCGCCTACACGCCCTTTACGCCCAGTAATTCCGGACAACGCTCGCCCCCTACGTTTTACCGCGGCTGCTGGCACGTAGTTAGCCGGGGCTTCCTCCAGGGGTACCGTCTTTTGGTCTTCCCCCTTGACAGAGCTTTACAACCCGAAGGCCGTCATCGCTCACGCGGCGTCGCTGCGTCAGGGTTGCCCCCATTGCGCAATATTCCCCACTGCTGCCTCCCGTAGGAGTCTGGGCCGTGTCTCAGTCCCAGTGTGGCCGTACACCCTCTCAGGCCGGCTACCCATCGGAGCCTTGGTGAGCCGTTACCTCACCAACTAGCTAATGGGACGCGGGCCCATCCAAGAGCGATAAATCCTTTCCTATAATGGAGATGCCTCCTTTATAGGGTATCCGGTATTAGCAGTCCTTTCGAACTGTTATCCCAGTCTCTTGGGCAGGTTGCCCACGTGTTACTCACCCGTTCGCCACTAGGTAACAGCTTCTGGCAAGCCAGATGCTGCACCCCGTTCGACTTGCATGTGTTAGGCACGCCGCCAGCGTTCGTCCTGAGCCAGGATCAAACTCTCCAGTTATTATTGAACCTCTTACCCGAAGGTCTTAGAGGATTTTAACCAGTTCGTCTGCCTTTGCTTCGTAACGCTGACCTTTTGTCCGTGATAAGAACTATTTATCCCTACCAATTTTGAATCGGTCGTTATTAGGAATTGAAAGGGATTTATTAATGATTCATCAATAAATCGCCTTCTTGGCTTAAAAACTTTTTGACTCATGATTTATAAAAAAACCAGAGTCTAGTGAGTCCTGTTTAGTTTTCAAAGAACACGTCCTTTTTTTCGGACAAGAGTTATAATAACACGGTAACATTTTATTGTCAAGCTTTAATGGAAAATTACTAAGACTTTGCTCAATTGTAATTCTTCTTTCTTAACCTCTATTAGACATAATTCAAGATTACCAACAGATACTATGTTTGTCCTACATTATTAAAGATAAGTTCTTGAGTTATGTGGAATCATTTTTACTTCCATAGTTAAAAGGTTTTGTTCAGCTAACCTTTGCTCTTCTATGTTTTTTGCCAGGTTATTAATAATTGCCCGGCTTATATCATCGGCTTTTGATCTAGCTGTTAATGGATTTATTAACTCGCCAGAGCTCCTTAGTGTAAGCATAATTTTATCTGATATCTCCGAATAATCAAGCATTAGGGTTAAAGGGGGCTCAAAAAGAAAAATTAGCTCTTCCGTAAGCAGCATAGTATTGTGTACAATTTTAGGAAGCAAATATTTCTCGCAAAATTGTTTTATCTCCCCATTCATTCCATAAAAATCAAAATCCTTATTTTTAATCTCATACTCGAATTTTCTAATTCTGTTTATAAATATTTTTGTTTTTTCTTTTTTGGGATTATTAAATATTTCCTGTGATGGTCCATCTTCATATATAAGACCTTCATCCATATAGAAGATTCTGCTGGAAACATTACGGGCAAATTCCATCTCATGTGTTACAATAGCCATTGTCATTCCGTCTTTAGCTAAACGGCGGACAACCCCTAATACTTCACTTACCATAGTGGGGTCAAGGGCTGATGTAGGCTCATCAAACAGCATTATTTCCGGATCCATTGCCAGACCCCTGGCAATGGCCACTCTCTGCTTTTGTCCACCGGAAAGCTCATCAGGAAAACTATCTACTTTTTCTGAGAGACCTACCTTTTTTAGAAGTTCGCAAGCATTTTCACCCGCTTCTTCCTTACTTTTTCCAAGCAACTTAACAGGGCCGATGGTCAAGTTTTCCAGCACTGAAAGATGAGCGAATAAATTAAAAGATTGGAATACCATCCCCATTTTTTGACGTAATTTTGGCGCATTAGCACCTTTTGCTAAAATATCTTCACCATCAATTTCAATACTGCCGCTATCAGGTACCTCTAAAAGGTTAAGGCAGCGCAAAAGTGTGCTTTTACCTGTTCCTGATGGACCGATTATGGAAATTACCTCACCCTTTTCTATTTCGCAATTTATATCCTTTAAGACCTCAAGCTCTCCAAACTTTTTTGAAAGATGGGTAACTTTTATCACTTTTGCTCACCTTCCTTCTTTTAGATTTTGGATCAGTTTGTAAGGAGATATAGTCCAGCGAAAGAGTTAATAACCAAGACACTACAAAGTATAGTATCGCTACCATAACCAGCGGAAAGAATGCATCATAGGTCCGGCTGCGGATAATATCACTTGCTTTGGTTAAATCCTGCACTGCAATATAACCCACAACTGAGGTCATTTTGACCATGGAGATAAACTCCCCTTTGTAAACGGGAAGCACCTGTTGAA contains:
- a CDS encoding amino acid ABC transporter ATP-binding protein, which produces MIKVTHLSKKFGELEVLKDINCEIEKGEVISIIGPSGTGKSTLLRCLNLLEVPDSGSIEIDGEDILAKGANAPKLRQKMGMVFQSFNLFAHLSVLENLTIGPVKLLGKSKEEAGENACELLKKVGLSEKVDSFPDELSGGQKQRVAIARGLAMDPEIMLFDEPTSALDPTMVSEVLGVVRRLAKDGMTMAIVTHEMEFARNVSSRIFYMDEGLIYEDGPSQEIFNNPKKEKTKIFINRIRKFEYEIKNKDFDFYGMNGEIKQFCEKYLLPKIVHNTMLLTEELIFLFEPPLTLMLDYSEISDKIMLTLRSSGELINPLTARSKADDISRAIINNLAKNIEEQRLAEQNLLTMEVKMIPHNSRTYL